The Salvelinus sp. IW2-2015 linkage group LG6.2, ASM291031v2, whole genome shotgun sequence genome window below encodes:
- the LOC111965513 gene encoding LOW QUALITY PROTEIN: protein SPMIP2 (The sequence of the model RefSeq protein was modified relative to this genomic sequence to represent the inferred CDS: inserted 2 bases in 1 codon; substituted 1 base at 1 genomic stop codon): MEISTMIQGRPPKAYGQRMVYTGPDGIGDYSARLINFPRXIGVRPLSPMGTSDLNDLCRPTPCTPPPKQCYIRGVGWGMQYHQQLNSRTXLSNTQIKRAEFRSGLEDRVTNRYQNPWHSPPHFLNKQSVEARSKFVWAHNKYENYSQDNNKYVLLNSKSLTLGM, encoded by the exons ATGGAGATAAGCACAATGATACAAGGAAGGCCCCCAAAAGCCTATGGTCAAAGGATGGTTTATACCG GTCCAGATGGAATTGGAGACTACAGTGCAAGATTGATCAACTTTCCCCGCTAGATTGGGGTTCGCCCTTTGTCACCTATGGGTACAAGCGATTTGAATGACCTGTGCCGGCCTACTCCCTGCACCCCACCCCCCAAACAGTGCTACATTAGAGGGGTGGGATGGGGCATGCAATATCACCAGCAGCTGAACAGTAGGAC GCTCAGCAATACGCAAATTAAG AGAGCTGAATTCCGCTCCGGCCTTGAGGACAGAGTCACCAACAGATATCAAAACCCATG GCATTCACCGCCCCACTTTCTAAATAAGCAATCTGTCGAGGCCCGCAGCAAATTCGTTTGGGCGCACAACAAGTATGAAAattacagccaagacaacaacaAATATGTTCTTCTCAACAGTAAGTCATTAACTCTAGGAATGTGA
- the LOC111965840 gene encoding peptidyl-prolyl cis-trans isomerase D, giving the protein MSNATPVIKPSNKENTRVFLDVDIGGERVGRIVFELFADVVPKTAENFRALCTGEKGTGKTTGKPLHFKGCPFHRIIKQFMIQGGDFSNQNGTGGESIYGEKFEDENFYYKHDKEGLLSMANSGPATNGSQFFITTMPTAHLDGKHVVFGQVLKGMGLVKTLEAIETNEDTPVKPCVIAECGEHKDGDDWGVAPNDGSGDTHPDYPEDSNVDLKDVDKVLSAAEDIKNIGNNFFKNQDWQSAIKKYSKALRYLALGGDEQEIEKAQAKLEPTALSCILNTAACKLKMQLWQEAMDSCDEALELNQKNTKALFRRAQAWQGLKEYSKAMSDLKKAQEIAPEDKAIGNEMKRVQIKVKEEKEKEKQIYSKMFA; this is encoded by the exons ATGTCTAACGCAACACCAGTGATCAAGCCTTCAAACAAAGAAAACACCCGTGTCTTCCTTGATGTAGACATTGGTGGTGAAAGAG TTGGCCGAATCGTGTTCGAACTGTTTGCTGATGTTGTCCCCAAAACTGCTGAAAACTTTCGAGCACTCTGTACTGGTGAAAAGGGAACTGGCAAAACCACAGGGAAACCACTCCATTTCAAAGGATGTCCTTTTCACAGGA TCATCAAGCAATTCATGATCCAGGGAGGTGATTTCTCCAACCAGAATGGCACTGGAGGAGAGAGCATCTATGGGGAGAAATTTGAAGATGAGAACTTCTATTACAAG CACGACAAAGAGGGCTTGCTGAGTATGGCCAATTCTGGACCAGCCACCAATGGCTCCCAGTTTTTCATCACCACTATGCCTACTGCTCATCTAGATGGCAAACATGTGGTCTTTGGACAAGTCTTGAAGGGGATGGGGCTGGTGAAAACACTGGAGGCCATAGAGACCAACGAGGACACGCCTGTCAAG CCATGTGTAATTGCTGAGTGTGGTGAGCATAAAGATGGCGACGACTGGGGAGTAGCACCGAATGACGGCTCAGGGGACACCCATCCAGACTACCCAGAGGACTCCAACGTTGACCTAAAAGAT GTTGACAAAGTCCTGTCTGCTGCTGAAGATATTAAGAATATTGGGAACAACTTCTTCAAGAACCAAGACTGGCAGTCTGCAATCAAGAAGTACTCCAAAGCTCTCAG GTATCTGGCGCTTGGCGGAGACGAGCAGGAGATTGAGAAGGCCCAAGCGAAGCTGGAGCCCACAGCGTTGAGCTGCATTCTCAACACAGCTGCCTGTAAACTGAAGATGCAGCTCTGGCAGGAAGCCATGGACAGTTGTGACGAG gCACTGGAGTTGAACCAGAAAAACACTAAGGCTCTGTTCAGGAGGGCCCAGGCCTGGCAAGGACTGAAGGAGTACAGTAAAGCCATG AGTGATCTGAAGAAAGCTCAAGAAATTGCACCAGAGGATAAAG CAATCGGAAACGAGATGAAGAGAGTCCAGATAAAAGTGaaggaggaaaaggagaaagagaagcaaATCTATTCCAAAATGTTTGCATGA